A genomic segment from Candidatus Thermoplasmatota archaeon encodes:
- a CDS encoding helix-turn-helix domain-containing protein: protein MIARSLKLPLGTALYHLDFLASSDVLVVRRDGRYKRFFVRHMLGRREKDYVSAFRHGVPRKVVTLLLSDGGRRTQRELAREVGVSRSTLSFHVGNLVGAGILTCEEAWPENHYGIAEPEIATKILVMFNESLGDDADDRWSRIVETLRQGAATVDDRAPRFAEADDAAWS, encoded by the coding sequence ATGATCGCGCGGAGCCTCAAGCTGCCTCTCGGGACCGCGCTCTACCATCTCGACTTCCTCGCGTCGAGCGACGTGCTCGTCGTGCGGCGGGACGGTCGCTACAAGCGCTTCTTCGTGCGACACATGCTCGGCCGGCGCGAGAAGGACTACGTGTCCGCTTTCCGCCACGGGGTGCCGCGGAAGGTCGTGACGCTGCTTCTCTCGGACGGCGGCCGCCGCACGCAGCGCGAGCTCGCGCGCGAGGTGGGGGTCTCGCGCTCGACGCTCTCGTTCCACGTGGGCAACCTGGTGGGCGCCGGCATCCTCACCTGCGAGGAGGCCTGGCCAGAGAACCACTACGGGATCGCGGAGCCCGAGATCGCGACCAAGATCCTCGTCATGTTCAACGAAAGCCTGGGCGACGACGCCGACGACCGCTGGAGCCGGATCGTCGAGACGCTGCGGCAGGGGGCCGCGACCGTCGACGACCGCGCGCCGCGTTTCGCGGAAGCGGACGATGCGGCCTGGAGCTGA
- a CDS encoding transcriptional regulator, which produces MRSDLVGAVRATLARAGFRLSESADARPVTFDVIARRDERLLIVKVLTNVDSLSEALADEMKVLARFLGATPLLVGERSSSRELEDGAMYQRHGINILTLGTLGEVVEDGVEPLVYAAPGGFYVNLDGVALRRLREARGLSLGQLAEVAGVSRRAIAMYEEGMAAMVDVAAKLEDFLAEPLVKPLDPFAKRGEEGAPSREAVVDLERLQAGFEREALSLMAGIGFRVAPLGRLPFNAVARENAEPSNQAAILAGVVPKGADARPRAAALADLADVTLATGVFIVERRTTRLSIEGTAIVGRDELAKLDGPTEFAELLKERRGRTR; this is translated from the coding sequence ATGAGGAGCGACCTCGTCGGAGCGGTCCGCGCGACGCTCGCCCGCGCCGGGTTCCGCCTGAGCGAATCCGCCGACGCGCGCCCCGTCACCTTTGACGTCATCGCGCGCCGCGACGAACGGCTGCTCATCGTGAAGGTCCTCACCAACGTCGACTCGCTGAGCGAGGCGCTCGCGGACGAGATGAAGGTCCTCGCGCGATTCCTCGGCGCGACCCCCCTCCTCGTCGGCGAGCGTTCCTCCTCGCGCGAGCTCGAGGACGGCGCGATGTACCAGCGCCACGGCATCAACATCCTCACGCTCGGCACGCTCGGCGAGGTCGTCGAGGACGGCGTCGAGCCGCTCGTCTACGCGGCGCCCGGCGGATTCTACGTGAATCTCGACGGCGTCGCGCTGAGGCGTCTGCGCGAAGCCCGCGGCCTCAGCCTTGGCCAACTCGCGGAGGTCGCGGGCGTCTCGCGTCGCGCGATCGCGATGTACGAGGAGGGCATGGCCGCGATGGTGGACGTCGCGGCGAAGCTTGAGGACTTCCTCGCGGAGCCGCTCGTGAAGCCGCTCGACCCGTTCGCGAAGCGCGGGGAGGAGGGCGCTCCGAGCCGCGAGGCCGTCGTGGACCTCGAGCGGCTGCAGGCGGGCTTCGAGCGCGAGGCCCTGAGCCTCATGGCGGGGATCGGATTCCGCGTGGCGCCCCTCGGGCGCCTGCCGTTCAACGCGGTCGCGCGCGAGAACGCCGAACCCTCGAACCAGGCGGCGATCCTCGCCGGCGTCGTGCCCAAGGGCGCGGACGCGCGACCCCGCGCGGCGGCGCTCGCGGACCTCGCGGACGTCACGCTCGCGACCGGCGTCTTCATCGTCGAGCGTCGGACGACGCGTCTTTCGATCGAGGGAACCGCCATCGTCGGGCGCGACGAGCTTGCGAAGCTCGACGGCCCGACCGAGTTCGCCGAGCTCCTGAAGGAGCGGCGGGGCCGCACGCGCTGA